A stretch of Calditrichota bacterium DNA encodes these proteins:
- a CDS encoding VWA domain-containing protein: protein MRVFTLLFLLPIIFSNVFANGVAIVDSKTGSYLQLISSKVEVTVENQVAVVTTTQEFINHFDEEKRIKFGFPLAEGASAIELLYEIDSQWYKANFSPTPQDTSLPGSGGGEIDYGLKNYMGETPLYFNLDYPVKKDSILTMRLKYVQLLSYEFGNVSFSYANDYSSLQDGFLYNQELNFTLKSERTITLVNLLNLTPDLLFNDGHSANIEYKKAESVADFDYNVEYSLSLDELGLFSMSTFLADSTVPDEYGNGFFTFIVEPDPSDNTTTIDKVFTFIVDRSGSMSGNKIVQARDAATFIVENLNEGDKFNIVDFSGSVTNFRDQHVAYNPENESAALDYIGTIKASGSTNISGSFEKAIPQFSSANDSTANIIIFFTDGNATSGTTTTNGILEIVKNLQTQNETEVSIFTFGIGADVNKQLLTRLAAENNGFAEFLGADELEERITNFYLTIRNPVLLNTELTFEPAIVSETYPRELPNLYKGQQLLINGRYKEAQTIAVTLSGETFGKKVAYQYDMSLTDSIIHKNQFLTKIWAKTKIEHLLVQYYSLTEGSSQALAIKEDVILLSMEYGVLSPFTSFSEGDPVGDPSTGLEELASEKNGNIPKTFEVLGNYPNPFNPTTQIRIKVNAEIHQTISIRIYNALGQLVKTILLNINGTGIYEAHWDGTLSNGLAAPTGNYYFIVDFGNGLSGGKMTLLK from the coding sequence ATGCGTGTTTTTACTCTTCTCTTCCTACTTCCCATCATCTTTTCTAATGTTTTTGCAAATGGTGTTGCAATTGTAGACTCCAAGACCGGGAGCTACCTCCAACTTATTAGCAGCAAAGTTGAGGTTACAGTTGAAAACCAGGTTGCAGTTGTTACAACTACACAAGAATTTATAAATCATTTTGACGAGGAAAAGCGTATCAAATTTGGCTTTCCCCTTGCCGAAGGGGCCAGTGCTATCGAACTTCTTTATGAAATTGATAGTCAATGGTACAAGGCAAATTTTAGCCCAACTCCTCAAGATACATCTTTGCCCGGATCAGGCGGAGGAGAAATTGATTATGGTCTAAAAAATTACATGGGCGAAACCCCGCTTTATTTTAACCTTGATTATCCGGTAAAAAAAGATTCGATCTTAACAATGCGTTTGAAATATGTTCAGCTCTTATCTTATGAATTTGGCAATGTAAGTTTTTCATATGCGAATGATTATTCTTCATTACAGGATGGATTTCTTTATAACCAGGAGCTGAATTTCACCCTTAAATCTGAGCGGACTATTACCCTTGTAAACTTACTAAACCTGACACCTGACCTTCTTTTTAATGATGGCCACTCAGCAAACATCGAATATAAAAAAGCTGAAAGTGTTGCAGATTTTGACTATAACGTTGAATACTCTTTAAGCCTTGATGAGCTTGGATTGTTTAGCATGAGCACTTTTTTGGCAGATTCCACTGTGCCTGATGAATATGGTAATGGCTTTTTCACTTTTATTGTTGAACCAGACCCAAGCGATAATACTACAACGATCGACAAAGTTTTTACATTTATTGTAGATCGGTCCGGCTCTATGAGTGGTAACAAAATAGTTCAGGCACGTGATGCTGCCACATTCATTGTTGAAAACTTAAATGAAGGCGATAAATTTAATATCGTTGATTTTAGCGGATCGGTTACAAATTTTCGGGATCAACATGTTGCATACAATCCGGAGAACGAATCAGCAGCCCTGGATTATATTGGAACAATTAAAGCCTCGGGATCAACAAATATTTCCGGCTCTTTTGAAAAAGCAATCCCACAATTTTCAAGTGCAAATGATTCTACAGCTAATATTATTATCTTTTTTACAGATGGAAATGCTACAAGTGGAACAACCACAACTAATGGAATTTTGGAGATTGTAAAAAATCTGCAAACACAAAATGAAACAGAAGTATCCATCTTTACTTTTGGCATTGGTGCGGATGTAAATAAGCAGCTTCTTACTCGCCTTGCTGCTGAGAATAATGGCTTTGCTGAGTTCTTAGGTGCTGATGAACTTGAAGAGCGGATAACAAATTTTTATCTGACCATCCGCAATCCGGTGCTGTTAAATACAGAATTGACATTTGAGCCCGCTATAGTTTCTGAAACTTATCCACGCGAATTACCAAACTTGTATAAAGGTCAGCAGCTTCTGATAAACGGACGCTATAAAGAAGCACAGACAATTGCTGTCACCTTATCGGGCGAAACGTTTGGAAAAAAAGTGGCATATCAATATGACATGAGTTTGACCGATTCGATTATTCACAAAAATCAATTTCTTACCAAGATTTGGGCAAAGACCAAAATTGAACATCTACTTGTCCAGTATTATAGTCTGACTGAGGGCAGCTCGCAGGCATTAGCTATAAAGGAAGATGTGATTTTATTGAGTATGGAATATGGTGTACTTAGTCCATTTACAAGTTTTAGCGAAGGCGATCCTGTTGGCGACCCTTCAACCGGACTTGAAGAATTGGCTTCTGAAAAAAATGGAAATATTCCAAAAACATTTGAAGTATTGGGCAATTATCCAAACCCGTTTAACCCGACAACCCAAATTCGAATTAAAGTTAATGCCGAAATACATCAAACAATTAGTATCAGGATTTACAACGCACTTGGGCAGCTGGTTAAAACAATTTTGCTTAATATCAATGGAACAGGAATTTATGAAGCACACTGGGATGGAACATTGTCAAACGGTTTGGCAGCACCCACGGGAAACTACTACTTTATCGTGGATTTTGGCAATGGTTTGTCAGGTGGAAAAATGACTCTGTTGAAATAA